The Nicotiana tomentosiformis chromosome 2, ASM39032v3, whole genome shotgun sequence genome includes the window GTGTTCTTCAATGATATTGTGTGTCTACTGTCTTTAATCTTTAAAACCTTACTTTCCATTTATCACGCAAGCATGGAAACTCCAATGCCTGAATCAACATTCTAGATTACTTATTAGTCATCATTTGAAGAGTACCAAGGTGAACTCAGGATATTCAAACAGTTATATCTAGTGTTTTCCTTCCCGGCCATAGCTCTGCCTCTGACTATTGTGATActggttgatgatttcaattaAAACAGACATAGTTAATTATTCTAAAAGAACAAGAATTGTCAAGAGCTATAGATGGTCCTATTACATTTCAATGGATGCATTTTAACTACACCTATACTATTATCAATTTTGCTCTTCTTGACATGCGCACTAATGCAACAAATGTATTTTGGTAAAAATGGAAATATTGCTTCAGAAAATGAATGAAAAGGTCACTAAGAGAAGGTGGCGTACTTTGAGAAGTTCATGCATTGACTTGCAGTGGGACTAACGCAAACGAATTTAGAAGTATAAAATGCAGgattacataattcaaataaccaCTGATGGGAGCACAGGAACAATCAAAACTGCTGCTCCAACTCCTTCCCTGTCTGCCACGACAGTGAGATATGGAGACCATGACAGAGGTAGACTTATGCATGACCTCCAAGACCAAACTATCAATCATAAATCAATAGAAAATCCAGAAGGGACGCCCCAATATATATGCTCTATAACATATACTAATAGATGTCATAGCACAGTGCTACAAAGAAATGAAGAGCACGAAAGTAATGACTGTAAATGTTTTCTTCACACAACCAAATCTATGAAATTGATATCATTATATCACACCATAAACAATCTAAGTTCTTATAAGCAACTACACCCTGCCTTCTCTGGAAACTCTTAGGTCTTGTGTCAACATCTAATTACATGTTTGAAATACACAATGTGTTAACCTTCATATAGTTTAAGTTAAGCAATACTAACATAAGACAACAATAACATTTTCTTTGGGTAAGTGACAGCAATGCCATTATACTTCATGCAGACAGTTGACACTGCACATAATATCTCCAACTCTAACATAAGAAGGGGGGCGGGTAATCCTCTTTAATAATTGCTAAACAGGTACTTGTGCAATAGTACATAGCCCATCTATTATCTTGCATAAATTTTGTATAAGAGCAGGAATTTCAAACTTGAGTGAACCCTCGTCTAAAAGCCTAAGCTGTTATAAAGTTGGGCACATTTCCATTTATTTACTTATGCATGCAACAAAAAACTGAACATCACTTTTTTTTCTCAGCATTGACCGTTAATGTAAAGCAAGTGACTCAAAAATGTTAGCTTTAAGAATCTAACAACAGGGGCAGTCCTAGCTGTTTTGCCAAACCGACCGTGACAAGCTGAATCATTTGGCCTATAAGCTCCCACCTATCAAACGAATTCATTTCACAACAAAAACATCAACCCCAttaatcaaatcaccaaattcaACAACCAATAAAGCAGGCCTAACACATTAAATGAAGCCCACAAATGACATTAAAACCCTCGGTTATTTGAAGAACAACATGATCTCTCTCCTAAGGGTATTGCTAATTTGAGGGATTAGGTGGTTTTCTTAAGAGACTGAGTTGGGTTCTGAATCTtttgatttggaacatttttttGTGTGGGGGTTCTTCATtggattaaaattaatattaactGGAGAGCGAAATGGCAGAAACATAGAATAGGGGCATTTGCTGGGTGGGAAGAACTTGTCAATTCTCAATTGGGGTTTTAAAAAAGTTACCACAAAGTAAACATTTCATCAATTTTAAGAAATGGCTGTTGGCCTTAGAAACAGACTTCTGTTTGATTTTTAACATTGTATAAAACTAATTTGAGTTAAGTAAGAAGTTCTTTGATTTTTGTGGAATTAACGGATTTGGAAAACGTTAATTTATCAAGTTTTATTTATGGGACAATGTGTGTTAGCATGACTACTtgccaaaaatactttttagggGTAAACATGATATATAATGGTAACCAATTCTATTCTCATATAGTTTCTTAATTGCAGGTCCAATAATATTGCACCAGCTAATATGATAGAGTAAAAAATATTTGCTATCTTATTCTAATCAAGAAAAAAAACTTAACTTAATAAtaatactattattattattattattataatacaTAGAggcataaaataataataataaaatttagaAGACACAAACTGGACAAGTGTCTTGGATTAAGTTATATATACACTGTTATTATAAAAAAAATCTACACTACCATGTGACTCAAATGTTATTTATAGTTAAGCCTCCTTACAATGTATAACATGTTAAAACATGATTTAATGATGTAGTATATAACTAAACTATTATTCCCTATGTTCCAAATTATGTGAAGTTGAACACgtagttttaaaaaaatgaatatttttaaaatttgtgattCTAAATAAGTTAAAAAAGGGGCCCGaagtatttgtgtgattataaaagcttctcattaaaggttgaattgtaagtttaacctaaattattttcaaattaaaaaaaaaaatcattcttttttaaacgaaCCAAAAAGTATATTTGTTATTATGAGTAAGTAATAAACACGGTTCAGACAAGAGTATAAATAGCAAAAGTATACCTGTCATCAAATCCTGCATATACTTCCCTGAAATCTCTTTTAATTGGGATAACTTTTCTGTGGAAGTTTTCCATTGATATCTTGGAATCTAATTCCTGTATCATTCCACCTCTTGAAATAAAATCCTATGATTGGTTGGGAGTTTTGTCTTGTAATTTTCTCAGAATATCATAGGTATCAGATTTTTCTTAAATTTATTTCCTCAGAATTTACTAGAGATTTATTTGACTCAATCTTTTGATAGAAATGAGAGGTTTTACTGTTGCAGGTCTTGTTTCTGATTAGAGTTTTCATAAAAGATTTAATATTTAGTTTCTGGGTATTATCAAAGTCTGATAAAGATTGAATTTTTACTATGTGGCTGTTATAAAAATCTAATCTTTTTATCTAGGTTGTAAATTAAAAATTGTTAACGGTTCTTCAATCCCAGCTATCACTAAAATTACTGGGACAATTAATAAATGGAGTGATTATTTTCAGACATCAAATTCGGATAcattgaaggggagccttggcgcaACTAGTAAATTTATTGCCATGTGACCAAgtggtcacgggttcgagccgtggaagcagccTCTTacaaaaatgcagggtaaggctgcgtacaatagacttcAGTGGTCCGGCACTTCCccgaaccccgcgcatagcggaagcttagtgcaccgggcttcCCTTTTAGCAAATTCAGATACATTAAGTATAAATGAGTATGCTGTAATGGTGGCAGTTGTAGATCATCCCAAAGagttgaaatttaaaaaaaaagatagaATTGCTGAGTTGCTTTTCACATGTAAAGTCACCAGGTGTTTTGGTGGTGACAAGGTTGGATTAGCAGTACAAAATGCTGCTGCTGATGATGATGAGGGAACAAGAAAGTGTAAAACTGAGTTTGTTAGTGAATTTTGAAGCTTGTGCTATAAAGGATAGCAAAGTAAGCAAAAGTAGTAGAGATGATGATCAGATTGAAAGGAATGTGAATCAGATCAGCAATTATAGCTATGGTGAAGCTGAGGCATTGACTGATGAGATAGAGCAAGAGTCTTAAACTGTTGGAGAGGTCCTATGGATCAAAGAAATCATCCATAACAGTCGAGATGAGGTTCATATCTACCGGCCGAGTTTGATTCACTTCAATCGAACTATTTTGCTTTTTTTATTTTGTACTTAGGTTCTAAGGGTTTTGTGGTGTTTTTAGACCTTATGAAGTAAGATTTTTAAAAATTGTGCATGATTGTGGTTTGTCTAAAAAAACTTATGAGGATTAAGATCTATGAAACAATGTGGAAATTTCATGcttttcattttccttttatCCCTTTCCTCCATTTGGACAAATCTGTTGATTTATGTAGCTTTGAAAATTTTATGGTAATACTTAATTGTTGGTACTGACCTTTGTAGTTTTACTTACTTGGCTGATGGAATTATTAGTTCTGGCTTTGCTTCAGTTGTAGGGTTTTGATTGTGTCGTTTTAACAGTCTCattcagatatatatatatatatatatatatatatatatatatataggagagCTTAAGGAGGCTTCAACTGGTGGCTTTGTCTGTGGAGACTCTGAAGGTTTGATCTTTTCTGCTGTATAGACTTGATCTGCAAGTTGATTCAGTAGCAGTACTTCTTTAATATCACTAGTCATCAAGTAATACTTAATCAGCAATTCGTACtcaatgtatttattttataataagCCACAAAGATTGGGAAGTCCGTAAATGTTCTCAGAAAGAACAGCTGAAATAATATTTGGCATCTGGCCAGGACATTGGTCGAGTATAGAGCTCTTGCTTTATTGCTTTGAACTATGAAATGGACCCTAAAATGATTGCCAATATGAGTTGTGCTGTAGAAAGAGAATTTACAATTGAATCTGCGAACGTGGTTGCTGTAATTTGATTTAGGAGATCCTTACCAATTCGTGTTATTAAATATCACAATTTTAATTCTTTCCCCGAATGAACACAAGAATTTAATCATTTGGCGGCTCTTACAGCCTGCTTTGCTTATTATAGTTTTAAGCTGTATTTCCTTTTTAAGGTTTGGCAAAATTTTGTCGCTTGCAGCTTTCGTTTGATAATCATATCTTTTATAAATTTACATGATAGCGTGGATATTGCAGAGTGATGACGGTCTTTACCTTATTTATGCAGAGCATTAACAAATTTCTGCTTCAATTTTGAGTGATTCTTTATTCATCAGAAGCAGTAGCATACAACTAATCTCACACCTTACTAATGCATTAAACTGCTACTTGTGCGTTTGACGTCCCTGCTTGTTATGATCTGTGTGTTTGATTGTGGTTATGTGCGGACTTGGCAGGTTGCTCTTTAGAAACATTGATTTTTCCTATACAGTGCCGTAAATTTTAATAAGCTTAGTGCTTTCGTTGATTTAATTTTCATGGATCACAGAGATTGGAAGGTTATGGTAGAAGAGTGGGTGAATGCTACAGCAGCCTTTAGAGGTTCTTGTTATTTCTCACACGCTTTCTGGCCCTCCCTCAAAATTGAGTGTTTTATACCCTGTGTTTGCAGTCATTATTCAGAATTGAAGTCCAAAATGGTGAGTTACTTGCAAATTATTGGTACAGAAAGCACCAGTCTATGAAACCTTCTGTTAGCTTTGGATGACTTAGCTTTCTTTGTTTCTCAGACCACTTCAATGGGGTTTTCACATGTATGCCTAGCATCTTCCTGTATCTTCTACAAATCTTTTATCTTGCCTCCAGGATTGACACTGATTGGTTTTCCTCTTTCCTGTTGGATGGAGTTCTTTGATGGCATGGATGACGATGGAAGTGAGTAGAACTTTTGTCCTTACAATTTTAAATGTAGTTTTTGACATTCGGTTCTTTTTCTGAATTCCACAGTGATAAATGTATATTGATCTGATTAAGTATTTCCTTTTTAGATCTTCGAAACGCTAGGGAATTCAAGGAGAGCAATGAAAATGGCCGAAAGGCATCATTGAAGAACAGCAATCCTGTCCGAAAGCAGCAGTTTGCGGAGAGCGTTACTGCTGCCTCAAAAGACAGGAAGGGTGAGCAAACAAAGAAACAAACATCAGTTGTCAAAGAAAATAAGCCTTTCAGAGGCGATTCTGGGCCTGGAAGACCTACCAAAACCAACATTTGAATGAAAGCTCAATAATGATGAAATGAAGCTCCTTCAGAAATCTGACAAAAGCACACTTCAAAATAGGCCTGGCCCTACTCAACAAAATGTAAGTATTTGAATGGCATCAGCTTGTAGTTCATGTAGAGTTTTGATCTCTACTAACTGTGCATAATCTCGttgtattataaattgaaatgtcaAGATGAAGACGCAGTTCATATGAAAGACGACAAAGAGAAAGCTCCAGGAGCGGTACCAAGAAGCTGAAAATGGTTAGTTTTATTTCTCAAATTTGTGGGTACTTTTAATGCCGATGGATATAAAACATTTTGGTTTCTTATAGAATGTAAAAATTAGAATACCATCACTTGATGATATTACATTATTGTCCTTCAGCCAAGAGGTAGCGGACGATACAAATTATGGAGTTGCATGACATCCCCAAGCCGGATCTCCACAAGCAAGGTCCTGGCCATAAAAATGCTCAACTGAGACCTTGTAACCATGGTAGGCATGGGGCAAATGGGCATCAGTGAATCTTGATGATGATGCTAGTATTTTACCATGATTATGGAATGATTTCCACTCGTTCACCTCGCAAATTGTTTTGAAAGATGTTATGAACTACTTGTTGTAGTGTTGagttattgttggcttgcccgGCGGCAGCGTTAGACGCTAGCACGGCCTATGGTGGAAATTGGACTGTGACACTAGCTTATCAAATATTGCAAACGAAACAGAGTTATGGTAATGTGCCTTTGCTATTGTAAACGCCAGTTGGCTTTGAGTTTCAATGTCATAAATGTGCTTATGCAAACCAATGTTTGAGGAAACATACGTGCGTCGATCGAGCTGTAAGAACCTGAAGACTATGGGAAGTGAGGAATAATTTTTGGTCTTGGAATATTGTGAGGACGTGCGCTAATTGTCCTATTGGGCGTGTGCTAGAGAATGAGTTGGCAAGTAAACACAATGATTGAGTCGTGGAGTTAGTTAGTTTTACGATTAAAAAATTAAGGATAGTATTGTGGAGTTCGTGTTCTACAATTGAAAAATCAAGGATGACGTCATAGGATTCGTGGTTGCAAGAAGACGTTCACTTATTTCCTCTTAATATTTGAGGCATCATTGCAACAACAGTGCTTCTTTCTCGGCCATTGTCATATGATCATAGATTTTGGCATCCTTATCATGATCTTCCTTCACCGAATGAGGATCTTTTTTGTTTGTGGATGATCCGTCTATATAATATTTCATTTTTCACAAGTGTCAATACTATAATCATCCTATCAACATTATGATTATTCTATTTCATTTGACAGAAAAAAAAATATGCATAAAGGCACACTCAATTGAGCACCAAAATATAACAGGTTTAATCATTTATAATATCATGTGTTATAAATAAAGATAAGAAATAAAAAAGATAACACTTATCGACAAATAGCATAAAGAATTTACATTTGAAACTCAATTGAAAGGGAATTCAGTTCAACCCTAGATGGACAACAGATAGATGCATTTGATCAAGGAAAACTTGTGGAAAGACACACTACCTGTATTCTAGATGTTATTGTTGCACATGATTAGGAGATGGCTGTTGTTAACATGTTGATTAGCTTCTCCTCTCCTCTTTCTTTCCCTACTAGTTGGATTAGCCCGAGCACCAATTATCATATCCAATTTCAAATGGTTTAGAAACTACCTAAGATGATCTTCTAATAGTTAAACACAACTAATAGGAAGGAGTGTATAATTGTTACTGTGCTGTGTATATGGAGGCTAAGAATTGATCTCTCGAGCAAGACCATAATCAGCAAATTTTATTGTATCTTTTGAAACCAACAAGTTCTCTGTACAGCAGTAGAAATACATGTCAGATAAGAATCTGTAAAATTAGAAAAGACATTCTGATGAAATGCCATAAAATGCAGAGTCAGAtccaaaataagaaaaaaagagtttGAACTTCAACTCTGCAAGGGAAATGCAAAACGCGAAAGCATAACTTTTGGAAATATTAGCTTTCCACCTTCACCATCAAATAGCAAGGAGATCCAACCCTTCAATGTCTTGctgctttttctttttttattttatgatcggCTCGGTCCCTCAATTTACGTGAAAGCTCTCAGCCAATAGGGAGCGGACGATACAGGTTATGGAGTTGCATGACATCCCCAAGCAGGGCCTCCACAAGCAAGGTCCTGGCCATAAAAATGCTCAACTGAGACCTGGTAACCATAGTAGGCATGGGGCAAATGGGCATCAGTGAATCATTTTTACAACAGACGTGGTCTCAATAAGACTTAAAGTTTCTTCGCCTTTGCAAGTAATCTTGTGGCAGAACACTAGCAACAACTCCGCTTACTAATTTCAATTGATCACTCAATAATACATTATCATGCTCTGGCAAAGGCATTTGCCCCATGCCTACTATGGTTAATGACTCCTATCTCTGTTAAAAAAATGATTCGCTATGGACCTTGTTTGTGGACACCCTGCTTGGGGATGTCATGCAACTCCATAAATTATTTATGGAGTGGCAGAATACCAGAGACAACTCGGCTTACTAGTTTCAATTCATCACTCAACAATGCATTAACATGCTCTGGCAAAGCATACTCTATACCAACTCATGGCCCAACCAGTATCTCATCTCTGGTTCTGGTCCATCGAGGAGTTCTAAACCACCATTCTGTTGATAGTCCTAATGCCTGACCTACCTACAAAATGACACCAATTACACTATCATGGAAAAGGAAGGATGTGCTGACAGCAACATCATCTATTTAGGAAATGAAACATATTCTAGCGATCACAGGCTCACAACAATTGTCTTGAGGTGACCTATCCGAGATATGACGGACAAATACTTTTAAATGCTTCTACCAAATTAGATATTAGTTTTACTTCTATTTCCTCTTCCCTCCTTTTTGTGTAAGATTGCTTCTTTCTAGTACCGCCTTATTGCTAATAGAATCGTAACTGCATTCATCCTGCTCTGTTCAGCAACTAATAAGAACCATGCTATTGCTAATAGAATTGTCACTTCATTCATCCTGCTCTGTTCAGCAACTAATAAGAACCTTGCTCATCTTCATACAGAAGGTAGTTTACTTGAGACAGCTCAAGCTCAAACTCTAAATGTTTGCAAAGTTTTAGAGGTTATACCAATCAACATAATAGAGCACACAGATTTGCAAAGTTTTCGTGTTAAGCCACAATTATTAAAAGCTCTCAGTTTATGTTTTCCACTAAAACTCGATGTCCCTCAATGTCTTGCGCCGGCTCGGTCACGGGCATCACCAGCACTTTGATCTACAAAAAAAACATTAATGCCATGAGCTAAATTTGCATATAATAAGAACCAAAAAACTTTAGACTTAGGAGTACTTTTTTCTTACAGAATGCACTATGATGCAAAAAAATGCACCATAGAAAGTCAAAATATGAGTCCTATACACATAGAAATTTGGTGCCTCAGTTTGGGTGAGGCGATGAGCAATCTCTTGGGAGTAGACAATGAGGTATATCATACATAGTATGATAATGACTCCCACCTGTACATTAAATTAGAAGTAGTCAAAACCAATCAAATCATAGAGTAAAGTTATTAACTAAGTATAATACTCACCATGATAACATGCCCTACGGTCCACAAATGGTTGTTCTTTTCACCTTTGAAGAAAGGAATAAAGTTTGCCATTACAAACCAACCCATTAGTATAAGAATGCAGCACAGTATGCTACCCAAATATATCTTTTTGGAACTCCCCATGGCAAAGCATGAGAAGCAGCCTTCACATAGAGCTAGGCCAATCATAGAAGCAACGAAGAAGCTGTCCAAAAACATGTAAATTAGCAGTCATTAGATGATAATCTCTTCAAAACAAAACCACTTTAAGCATTAGATAAGATAAACTTATACCCCGTATAGACTCCAAATGCAAACTCCAACAAAGAAAAAGCTAACATGCCCGCAAGGCATGCCTCGAGAATGTAAAGTGTCCAAAATCTCGCAATGTTGCCCCACACATGTTGCCCCTCTACCATTGGGGCGTAAATGGCCATGGTGTTGCAGACAAAGCATGTCGCTAAGAGGAATAAGGCTTTTAGGGACGTCGGCACCAATAGTGCTCCTCCAAAACGAACAATACAGCCCCGAAAACAAGAGTAGCGTAAATCTGGGCAACCATTTATAAATTAGTCGACTCATTTATATTCAAGAAGAATTAACCCTTAACCCGAATAGTCGTCCACCCAACAActaaaactaaaaatagccgaacttatacataatttatgtattatgtgTGTCTAATTGTGTATAataaatgtataatctatgtatgtggctagaaaaaataaataatgaagatCTTAAAGGAGTTGGTAACTTATGAACACTTGGGATAAAGATTGTAAATTGTCTCATATAGCAATATGAAAGGCAAagaaagaaattctcaaaaatcagTGGTTTTTCATCCGAAGAGCAGAAGACTGACTTCCTTTTATGAGATACATAAAACTCATCTGCTTCTCCTATCCAAAAGTCAATAACTGCAATTTAAAACTTAGGCATATTCATATGTTTATGAATCAAAAGTTACCAACAGAGCTATGTTTTTCTCCCAAAACTGACCGAATTAGATAGCAATGCCAATGTCTACAGGGCTATAATTCGTCAATAATCAGCTATGTTATGGTTAACTTACGTTGTTAAGAAGATCAGTAGCCTCATAAATCAGATACTCCATCATAGGTAAAACAAAATGATGTTCCAAAATGATACAAATTACGGACTCAATGAAATCGAATTATATAGTTCGAATGAGCGTTTGCTACTAAATCTTCATCCTTATGCATGAAGATTCAATCAACTAAAAACCGAAAATTATCAATCAACTCATTCAACCGAAAATCTGAATTTGATAAGATTAAATGTTATAAAACAATCGAAATAAACAGAaacgaaaccgaaaaccgaatgTTATTACCTTGCTGAAGTGTGAATAGGTTTGTGGAGAGAAATTAACAATACTCTGCATGTGATTACATGTTCCAAAATGATACAAATAAACAAAAATCACACGGACTCAATGAAATCGATCGAGTTATATAGTTCGAATCAACGTTTGAAATGTCTGCTTCTAATGAAGAATCAATCAACTAAAAACCGAAAATTAACAAGCAACTAATTAAACCGAAAATCTGAATTTGATAATATTAGATATTGTAAACAATCGAAATAAACATAaaccaaaccgaaaaccgaatGTTATTACCTTGGTGAAGTGTGAATAGGTTTGTGGAGAGAAATTTGCGGAACTAGTGAGATGCTGATAGTTCCAGCCACGGTCGCAAAACGCCATGAAAGCAAGCCAAGCACGGAGGAGATAGACTTGAGGCTCCATTGCAGAATGAGCACTTGAGATTTCTGATGCGAGAGCTTGAAAGAGCTTGAGATTTCTGATGCGAGAGAGCTTGAGATTTCTGATGCGAGAGATTTCAAATGCGATTTGAATTGTGTGATGTAAGCGTATGAGCATGTATATATATCTGGCGGGAACAATACAAGCACGCACTATTCGCCTAAAAGAATTCTGGAGAATAAACTTTGGCTGGAAAATATAAAGGGTAAAAAATATTGGTAATACTTAGCTAAATATCTTATTATGAATTTTATAATTAAAGCTCACTAAAATTTAACTAGAACaatcacataaattgggatagAGAGAGAAAGTAATTAGATTTGCCAGCTGTCTTTATCTCACCGGAGCTTGTCTAAAAACTGCTTAAATAAGTAATATTTGTTGTTAAACTAACCGTTTGTTTGGAAAACCATCTAGGAATTAGATTTGGGTGTAATTGGGTGGAATTGCACAGTTTAGCGTATTTGTATGGTCAAGTAATTACTTGGTAAGTATGGAACCGGGTGTAATTGAGAGTgtgtaattacactctccaatttTCAAGAAGAAAGTGAGAATTGATGGTAATTACACTGTGTAATTACAAGGTAATATAacttttctaatttcttttttgtttttgtttttcaaatatatTAAGTACTAACAatactttttttctttctcttattcttattTTTTAACCTTCCAACATGTTGCTTATGGTGTGCTTTCATAAAATTTTGCAACTTCTTATATTTTGCTtcttccttttttattttctttgtttttcttagtTGTTAAAAATAATCTCGTATTTTACTAGGTTCGTTTTCTATTTATTAGTATACactaattattaaaaatatattttaaattcataTTTATTTTTTGCTAGTTAAAACgtgcaataaataataattttcacATTTTACTTATATGATTTTTAAATTCATAATTAAAATTTTTATTAGTTAATTTAAGTGAAGatagtatttatttaaaaatagtCAAGATACCGATAATTTTTTCGGTATTAGTTACCAATTAATAATTATTTAatactttatttttaaaaaatatagttTAAAATGCTTGATTATAAAT containing:
- the LOC104107018 gene encoding probable mediator of RNA polymerase II transcription subunit 26b isoform X3; this translates as MCGLGRDWKVMVEEWVNATAAFRGSCYFSHAFWPSLKIECFIPCVCSHYSELKSKMTTSMGFSHFFDGMDDDGNLRNAREFKESNENGRKASLKNSNPVRKQQFAESVTAASKDRKGEQTKKQTSVVKENKPFRGDSGPGRPTKTNI
- the LOC104107018 gene encoding uncharacterized protein isoform X1, yielding MCGLGRDWKVMVEEWVNATAAFRGSCYFSHAFWPSLKIECFIPCVCSHYSELKSKMTTSMGFSHVCLASSCIFYKSFILPPGLTLIGFPLSCWMEFFDGMDDDGNLRNAREFKESNENGRKASLKNSNPVRKQQFAESVTAASKDRKGEQTKKQTSVVKENKPFRGDSGPGRPTKTNI
- the LOC104107018 gene encoding uncharacterized protein isoform X2, with product MVEEWVNATAAFRGSCYFSHAFWPSLKIECFIPCVCSHYSELKSKMTTSMGFSHVCLASSCIFYKSFILPPGLTLIGFPLSCWMEFFDGMDDDGNLRNAREFKESNENGRKASLKNSNPVRKQQFAESVTAASKDRKGEQTKKQTSVVKENKPFRGDSGPGRPTKTNI